The genomic region GCTCGACGATGCTGCTGGAATGGATTTTCTCGCGCACCACCTGGAAGGTCCCCAGCAGCGCCGAACCGATCAGCCCACCGAGGTTGTTGCAGATCCCGAACAGCACGGAAAAACTCACCAGGTTGCGCGGGTTGCTGAGCACGTTGCGCGCGCCCAGGGCCATGGTCGGGCCGACGAAGAAGGTGCCACCGAAGGCCAGCAGGAACTGGCTGAGGTACATGTTGGCCGGGCGGGTCAGGTTGTTCGAGAAACTGTCCATGGACGAGCCCAGCGCCATCAGCGCCAGGGAAATGATCAATGGCATCAACAGATGCTCGGGATGAATGGTCAGGGCACTGACTGCCAGCCCGGCAATACTGCCCACCAGCATCACCAGATAAAGGCTGCGCATCTGCTCGCTGCCCATGTTCAGCGCCTGGAGGAAACCCACTGCACCGGTGGACTGCTCGGAGAACACCAGGCGGATCAGGATCACCGCGAGCGCCAGACGGATCATCGCCCCGCTGCCCAACCAGCGGGTCATCAGCATCGGGTTGCTGCGGTTGTGCTCGATGGCCAGCCCGGCCAGGATCAGCGTAATCGACGCGGCACTGGCCATGCCGATCCAGGGCGCGTCCAGCCACCAGTCGATACGGCCGAGGGACAGCACCGCGCACAGCAGTGCCACTCCTGTGGCGAGTACTGCAAAGGTGAGAAAATCGAGTTTTTCGAAGGTCCTGAAGCGGTCGCCAGGCGGCAACTTGAGCAGAAAGACGCAGCCCAGCGCCGCCAGTGCCAGGCCCAACTCGAACAGGTACAGGCCGCGCCATTCGGCGATCTGCAGCAGGTCCTCGGAAAACAGCCGGGCCAACGGCAGCGCCAACTGCGAGGTACCCAGCCCCAGCACCAGGGCCTTGAGCCGCCATTTCGCCGGGAATGCCTGGATCATGTAATACAGGCCAAGGGAACTGAGTGCCGCACCGACCATGCCGTGGGCGGCGCGTACCGCAATGGCCGAGCTGAGGTCGTTGACGAACAGGTGGCCGAAGGTCACCAGGGCGTAGAGCACCAGGAACACCTCGGTAAACGCGCGCAAACCAAATTGCTGGCGAAACTTCACCAACAAGAGGTTCATCGAGACATTGGTCATCACGTAGGCGGCAGGCAACCAGGCCATTTCCGCCGTAGTAGCACCCAATGCCCCCTGCAGATAAGGCAGGTTGGCCACCACCAGCGCATTACCGAGCCCGCCCGTCAGTGCCACCAGCAATCCGACTGCCGCATAAGCCAGGCGCTTGGGCAGCGAATGCAAGGGAGTCGAGGGTGAGCCGGGCAGACTGGGACGCTCATGGGGCTGCCAGTCACGCGGCGTGTACTGATTCATTCAGGCGTCCCAAGTGCAGAATCTGCTTGAAGATTACTTATTTTCGTACAGCACCGGGAGTCTGTCAGAATAATCTCCATGGCCGAAACGGCTGCACCGTTTTGCCGACGATACGCCGCCGGGTGAACCGAAAAACGTTACATGTTTTCACCGGTCGCCGGTTTCCTGAATAAAACCTGTCTACATGTCAAAAAAGACACACGCTTGATCTATCTTTCATAGGCTTTTCACATCTGTGCGTTTACCGTAAGCCGTATCCACGACTTGAGTCAGTGAATCGATAAAAATCATGGAGATAACGCTACGCTACGTCTTTACCTTTCACGGTTTTGAGCTTTAATCGCCAGATGTCCGTCGTTTACGTCAGGAACTTACCTACAAACCGGCCTCGTTTGCCTGACGTACTGGTACAAGTCGTCTTTTCCGTGGTGAAATCCGGCCTGTCACACGATGGCACAGATCATCGCTTGCACTACTGAAACCTTTCTGGAAGAAGCCTTTGAAACCTTACCCAATTCAGCGCGTGTCGATCGTCATACCGGTCTACAACGAAGAGCAGAGCTTGCCCGAGCTGTTGCGCCGTACAGAAGCAGCTTGTGCGCAACTGACCCAGGAAGTGGAAATCATCCTGGTCGATGACGGTAGCCGCGATCGCTCCGCCGAACTGCTTCAGGAAGCCGCCGAACGCGAGGGCAGCCCGGTGGTTGCGGTGATCCTGAACCGCAACTATGGTCAGCACGCGGCAATCATGGCCGGTTTCGAGCAATCGACCGGCGATGTGGTGATTACTCTGGATGCCGACCTGCAGAACCCGCCGGAAGAGATCCCGCGCCTGGTAGACCAGGCCGCGCTGGGCTACGACGTGGTCGGTACCGTGCGCAACAACCGCCAGGACTCGGCTCTGCGCCGTTGGCCATCGCGCCTGATCAACCTGGCCGTACAACGTTCCACTGGCGTCGCCATGAGCGACTACGGCTGCATGCTGCGCGCCTACCGCCGCACCATCGTCGATGCCATGCTCGCCTGCCGCGAGCGCAGCACGTTCATCCCGATCCTGGCCAACAGTTTCGCCCGCCACACCACCGAGGTGCTGGTGCAGCACGCCGAGCGCGAGCACGGCGATTCGAAATACAGCCCGATGCGGCTGATCAACCTGATGTTCGACCTGGTCACCTGCATGACCACCACGCCCCTGCGGCTGTTGAGCATCATTGGTTTCAGCATGGCTGGCATCGGCGCGCTGTTCGCCCTGTTGCTGATCTTCCTGCGCCTGATTTTTGGCGCCGCCTGGGCCGGTGACGGTACCTTCGTGCTGTTCGCCGTACTGTTCGTGTTCACCGGCGGCCAATTCATCGGCATGGGCCTGTTGGGCGAGTACCTGGGCCGCATGTACAGCGACGTTCGCGCGCGCCCCCGCTTCTTCATCGAAAAAGTGCTGCGCAGCCAGCCCTCTTCCAGCACTGCTGCTGAGCCAACCCCTTCTACAACTAC from Pseudomonas asplenii harbors:
- a CDS encoding MFS transporter, producing the protein MNQYTPRDWQPHERPSLPGSPSTPLHSLPKRLAYAAVGLLVALTGGLGNALVVANLPYLQGALGATTAEMAWLPAAYVMTNVSMNLLLVKFRQQFGLRAFTEVFLVLYALVTFGHLFVNDLSSAIAVRAAHGMVGAALSSLGLYYMIQAFPAKWRLKALVLGLGTSQLALPLARLFSEDLLQIAEWRGLYLFELGLALAALGCVFLLKLPPGDRFRTFEKLDFLTFAVLATGVALLCAVLSLGRIDWWLDAPWIGMASAASITLILAGLAIEHNRSNPMLMTRWLGSGAMIRLALAVILIRLVFSEQSTGAVGFLQALNMGSEQMRSLYLVMLVGSIAGLAVSALTIHPEHLLMPLIISLALMALGSSMDSFSNNLTRPANMYLSQFLLAFGGTFFVGPTMALGARNVLSNPRNLVSFSVLFGICNNLGGLIGSALLGTFQVVREKIHSSSIVEHLTLTDPLVAARVQGSAAGYASTIFDPSLRTTQGARALATAATREANVLAYNDVFMLIALIAVLTMIWIFIRSLWLMSTTRRVASHTPSSTSNSGATPR
- the arnC gene encoding undecaprenyl-phosphate 4-deoxy-4-formamido-L-arabinose transferase is translated as MKPYPIQRVSIVIPVYNEEQSLPELLRRTEAACAQLTQEVEIILVDDGSRDRSAELLQEAAEREGSPVVAVILNRNYGQHAAIMAGFEQSTGDVVITLDADLQNPPEEIPRLVDQAALGYDVVGTVRNNRQDSALRRWPSRLINLAVQRSTGVAMSDYGCMLRAYRRTIVDAMLACRERSTFIPILANSFARHTTEVLVQHAEREHGDSKYSPMRLINLMFDLVTCMTTTPLRLLSIIGFSMAGIGALFALLLIFLRLIFGAAWAGDGTFVLFAVLFVFTGGQFIGMGLLGEYLGRMYSDVRARPRFFIEKVLRSQPSSSTAAEPTPSTTTVNQVAP